One region of Glutamicibacter sp. B1 genomic DNA includes:
- a CDS encoding flavin monoamine oxidase family protein produces MEHLERDVVVIGAGPSGLTAAYELSKAGKTVAVLEARDRVGGRTWTETMDGATIEIGGQWISPDQTGLYSLINELGIETFERYKAGKSVYLNEQGEAIVYEGEDFPVAESTVAEMNKLISLMNELAAQMNPDKPWEHPQAEELDKISFHHFLRQHSNDELACNNVGLFIAGGMLTKPAHTFSALQAVLMASSAGSFGNLVDEDFILDRRIVGTMQGVSKTVAERLGEGIVFLNNPVLKLEWFDGGVVAHGQSVTVSAKKVILAIPPNLYSRITYVPALPRKQHVTHQHQSMGLVIKVHAVYDTPFWREQGLSGTCFGPDALVQEIYDNTYTGESTGTLVGFISDAKADAMWELDEEARRAAVLKGLAAYLGEKALDPKVFYLSDFAAEEWTRGAYATSYDLGGLYRFGPAQNDNVGPIYFSSSDLAGEGFQHVDGAVRMGRRTAARIIATLDGTSYDESYDGVQTLTEIDQKVSA; encoded by the coding sequence ATGGAACATCTGGAACGCGACGTAGTAGTCATCGGCGCCGGACCATCCGGTCTGACCGCGGCCTACGAGCTGAGCAAAGCAGGCAAAACCGTAGCCGTACTCGAAGCGCGTGACCGCGTCGGCGGACGTACCTGGACCGAAACCATGGACGGGGCCACCATCGAAATCGGTGGACAGTGGATCAGCCCGGACCAGACAGGCCTCTACTCTCTGATCAACGAACTCGGCATCGAAACCTTCGAACGCTACAAGGCTGGTAAGAGCGTTTACCTCAACGAGCAGGGCGAAGCCATTGTTTATGAAGGCGAAGACTTCCCTGTTGCTGAAAGTACCGTCGCCGAAATGAACAAGCTGATCAGCCTCATGAATGAACTGGCAGCACAGATGAACCCCGACAAGCCATGGGAACACCCACAGGCCGAAGAGCTCGATAAGATTTCTTTCCATCACTTTTTGCGTCAGCACTCTAACGATGAGCTAGCTTGCAACAACGTAGGGCTGTTTATCGCTGGCGGAATGCTGACCAAACCAGCTCATACTTTCTCGGCGCTCCAAGCTGTACTGATGGCTTCCTCTGCAGGATCCTTCGGCAACCTCGTTGACGAAGACTTCATTCTTGACCGCCGAATCGTTGGCACCATGCAGGGCGTTTCCAAGACCGTTGCAGAACGCCTGGGCGAAGGGATCGTCTTCCTGAACAACCCAGTACTCAAGTTGGAATGGTTTGACGGTGGCGTGGTGGCTCACGGCCAGTCGGTGACCGTTTCGGCTAAGAAAGTCATCCTGGCGATTCCACCAAACCTGTACTCCCGCATCACTTACGTTCCTGCCTTGCCACGCAAGCAGCACGTCACCCACCAGCACCAGTCCATGGGCCTGGTCATCAAGGTGCACGCTGTTTATGACACCCCATTCTGGCGTGAACAAGGACTGTCCGGAACCTGTTTCGGACCCGACGCACTGGTACAGGAAATCTACGACAACACCTACACCGGCGAAAGCACCGGCACGCTGGTGGGCTTCATCTCCGATGCCAAGGCCGATGCCATGTGGGAATTAGATGAAGAGGCTCGTCGCGCTGCGGTGCTCAAGGGACTCGCCGCCTACTTGGGAGAAAAAGCCCTGGATCCGAAGGTCTTCTACCTCTCAGACTTCGCAGCCGAAGAGTGGACCCGTGGCGCCTACGCCACCAGCTACGACCTTGGCGGCCTGTACCGCTTCGGACCGGCACAAAACGACAATGTCGGACCGATCTACTTCTCCTCCTCTGATCTGGCCGGCGAAGGTTTCCAGCACGTGGATGGCGCTGTACGCATGGGGCGACGCACCGCAGCACGCATCATCGCCACACTGGATGGCACCAGCTATGACGAAAGCTACGACGGTGTGCAGACCCTGACCGAGATCGATCAGAAGGTCAGCGCCTAG
- a CDS encoding DedA family protein has protein sequence MAETISWLINDAPFGVTFIFFFFGAFIRGNATYWVGRGIAKGVEHTRFQKHLHGPVYRKAQRFIGRWGVFAVPLSFLTLGIQSAVNASAGVSRMPLRRYLPAVAFGALLWSAIYTTVGMAVFYAWLALDWPWLVGGLILIGLVVFVVLRMRSRKRSTTENPNPESSQINN, from the coding sequence ATGGCTGAAACAATTTCCTGGCTGATCAACGACGCGCCATTTGGTGTGACGTTTATCTTCTTCTTTTTCGGCGCTTTTATCAGGGGCAACGCAACCTATTGGGTAGGTCGAGGGATCGCCAAGGGGGTGGAGCATACTCGCTTCCAAAAGCATCTACATGGCCCGGTGTACCGCAAGGCTCAAAGATTTATTGGGCGGTGGGGAGTGTTCGCCGTACCGCTCAGTTTCCTCACCCTTGGGATTCAGAGCGCGGTTAACGCCTCCGCTGGGGTGAGCCGGATGCCGTTACGACGCTACTTGCCGGCAGTGGCCTTCGGTGCGTTACTGTGGTCTGCGATCTACACAACGGTAGGAATGGCGGTCTTTTATGCGTGGCTGGCTCTGGATTGGCCATGGCTTGTCGGTGGCCTGATCCTGATTGGTCTTGTGGTTTTCGTCGTGCTTCGAATGCGATCCCGCAAGCGGTCCACGACCGAGAATCCGAATCCGGAATCTTCCCAAATCAACAACTAA
- a CDS encoding Lrp/AsnC family transcriptional regulator has translation MSLNLSKRENRTVQLDEIDRKLLALLSKNSRRTNNSLAEELGIAASTCLARLNALRDSGVISRFTIEVDPQVLGRELEALIFVKIRPGARHLMANFANEMKTKPGVRQLFFLGGADDFVLHVAVRNSADVRQFVLDNLSANPAVATTQTSLVFEHGQGSGEF, from the coding sequence ATGTCGTTGAATCTATCGAAGCGCGAGAACCGCACCGTGCAACTCGATGAGATTGACCGCAAACTTCTGGCACTGCTCAGCAAGAACTCTCGGAGGACCAACAATTCCCTAGCTGAAGAACTCGGAATTGCGGCTTCGACATGTCTTGCACGGCTGAATGCTCTACGTGATTCCGGAGTAATATCCAGGTTCACCATTGAAGTGGACCCGCAGGTTTTAGGGCGCGAGCTTGAAGCGTTGATCTTCGTGAAAATTCGTCCAGGTGCACGTCACCTTATGGCCAATTTTGCTAATGAGATGAAAACGAAGCCTGGAGTGCGTCAACTGTTTTTCCTCGGCGGTGCTGATGATTTTGTCTTGCATGTGGCCGTGCGCAACTCGGCAGATGTCAGGCAGTTTGTCCTTGATAATCTTTCGGCGAATCCTGCAGTAGCAACCACACAAACTTCACTTGTCTTTGAACATGGGCAGGGCTCCGGAGAGTTCTAG
- a CDS encoding TetR/AcrR family transcriptional regulator, whose protein sequence is MAESGTRRAGRPRKAVLTRERITANALELVSDDGYESFTMQRLAKSLGVSPSALYNHVDSKHDLMQWIQELVMTDIDVTIFDTTPLKDALMQWATDYRNIFARHIPLIPIIAVLPVSDSPRTLGMYERVAQALEDYGLAENEIIPTIVALESFIFGSAMDTAAPHDIFDTTNHQDLTPHFTQAVAAQRNTQINTSDDSFQRGLSAMITGLLATGRAS, encoded by the coding sequence ATGGCCGAATCGGGCACCAGGCGCGCTGGTAGACCACGTAAAGCGGTACTCACACGAGAACGCATCACCGCAAACGCACTAGAACTGGTTTCCGACGACGGGTATGAGTCTTTCACCATGCAACGTCTCGCCAAGTCACTAGGGGTTTCCCCGTCCGCCTTGTATAACCATGTGGATTCGAAGCATGATCTCATGCAGTGGATTCAGGAATTGGTGATGACCGACATTGACGTCACGATTTTTGATACAACGCCACTCAAAGACGCACTGATGCAATGGGCGACTGACTACCGCAACATCTTCGCGCGACACATCCCGTTAATCCCTATCATCGCGGTGCTTCCCGTGTCCGATTCCCCTCGCACCTTAGGCATGTACGAACGAGTAGCGCAGGCCCTGGAAGACTACGGTCTGGCAGAAAACGAGATCATACCGACGATCGTCGCATTGGAATCATTTATTTTCGGCTCCGCAATGGACACCGCTGCACCGCACGATATTTTTGATACAACCAATCATCAAGATCTGACTCCACACTTCACCCAAGCAGTGGCGGCGCAACGCAATACTCAGATCAATACCAGCGACGATTCCTTCCAGCGTGGACTGTCGGCAATGATTACCGGACTCTTAGCCACGGGGAGGGCATCATGA
- a CDS encoding LapA family protein: MNDDERKPARFALNSKQWTAIILVIVALVFILQNLTYVRVEFFFIHTAAPLWLVLLVTLAAGYAIGWFSKRRG, from the coding sequence ATGAATGATGATGAGCGCAAGCCAGCTCGTTTTGCCCTAAATTCCAAACAATGGACGGCCATCATTCTGGTGATTGTCGCTCTGGTTTTCATCCTGCAAAACCTTACCTATGTGCGCGTGGAGTTCTTCTTCATCCACACCGCAGCGCCGCTGTGGTTAGTTTTATTGGTGACGCTGGCAGCAGGTTACGCCATTGGTTGGTTCTCTAAACGACGAGGTTAA